The Tenacibaculum jejuense genome includes a window with the following:
- a CDS encoding GH92 family glycosyl hydrolase — MNFSKLLFILVIFSIISCKKREISHAQDTKSLLTYVNPFIGTGGHGHTYPGATTPFGMMQLSPDTRLDGWDGCSGYHYSDEYIYGFSHTHLSGTGVSDYGDILLMPTNKVTFNNGADGEEGYRSKFSHDKEKAEPGFYKVHLDDTDIDVELTVAKRSGMHKYQFPSAENQVIVLDLEHRDQLLNASLEIVSNTEFKGSRSSKAWATNQKLFYSIQLSHPIDTSFEHYAQKNAERYAFKLVNPNNEPVYVKIGISAVDIEGAKKNLAQEIGNKTFSTVKKEAQKTWEKQLRKIVVESDNEDYKVNFYTSMYHTMIAPNLYQDVDGRYRGMDLKIHETKDFDYYTVFSLWDTYRATHPLYTIIEQDRTNDFINTFLAKYDEGGIMPIWDLSANYTGCMIGYHAVPVIADAYLKGIKDYDAEKALLAMKHSATRDKLGLKSYKSLGYIPVEEESESVSKTLEYAYDDWTIAQMAKQMGKEEDYKEYIQRAQYYKNIFDPKTQFMRGRFRNTWFAPFDPYEVNFNYTEANAWQYSNYVPQDVSGYIKLLGGVSVLEKNLDTLFAAESNTSGRHQKDITGLIGQYAHGNEPSHHMAYLYNYVGKPSKTQEKIYQILTEQYTNAPDGISGNEDCGQMSAWYIFSSLGFYPVTPGSNEYIIGTPLLKKATIHLENGKTFTVVAEGINAENKYIKNARLNGKTLDRTFISHEEIVNGGSLEFEMTNSPSNWGTQENTLPKSSIEDHLIVPAPFIEKGEVAFKGNTQVVLANADTNAEVYFKLNDGEFKKYEQPIQLSEKTKLSAYSKIGETKSAVIKTNFVKIDPNIKISLETAYANQYNAGGDHALIDGIKGARDFRTGTWQGYSNVDVVATVDLGKEKWVESISTNYLEDQRSWIFLPTSVSYYTSVDGKTYKQVADLKIDSAKPKENTNIKEVTMHLKGSNVRYVKVVAKKLGDLPEWHLGYKHNGKSWIFIDEIMIK, encoded by the coding sequence ATGAATTTTAGTAAACTGCTATTTATACTAGTTATTTTTTCAATTATTAGTTGTAAAAAGCGAGAAATTTCTCATGCACAAGATACAAAATCGTTATTAACTTATGTTAATCCTTTTATAGGAACTGGTGGTCATGGACATACATATCCAGGAGCAACAACGCCTTTCGGAATGATGCAATTAAGTCCAGATACACGCTTAGATGGTTGGGATGGTTGCTCTGGTTATCATTATTCTGATGAATATATTTACGGATTTTCGCACACACATTTAAGCGGAACTGGTGTTTCTGATTATGGCGATATTTTATTGATGCCAACAAATAAAGTAACTTTTAATAATGGAGCAGATGGTGAAGAAGGTTATCGTTCTAAATTTTCACATGATAAAGAAAAAGCAGAACCAGGATTTTACAAAGTACATTTAGATGATACTGATATTGATGTTGAACTTACTGTTGCTAAACGTAGTGGAATGCATAAGTATCAGTTTCCTTCTGCTGAAAACCAAGTGATCGTTTTAGATTTAGAACATAGAGATCAGTTATTAAATGCTTCTTTAGAAATAGTTTCGAATACTGAATTTAAAGGTAGTAGAAGTTCAAAAGCTTGGGCTACAAATCAAAAATTATTTTATTCAATTCAGCTTTCACATCCTATCGATACTAGTTTTGAACATTATGCTCAAAAAAATGCTGAACGTTATGCTTTTAAACTTGTTAACCCAAATAATGAACCGGTTTATGTTAAAATAGGAATTTCAGCGGTAGATATTGAGGGAGCGAAAAAGAATTTAGCACAAGAAATAGGAAATAAAACTTTTTCAACAGTTAAAAAAGAAGCTCAAAAAACTTGGGAAAAGCAATTAAGAAAAATAGTTGTTGAAAGTGATAACGAAGATTATAAAGTCAATTTCTATACATCTATGTATCACACAATGATTGCTCCGAATTTATATCAAGATGTTGACGGTCGTTACAGAGGAATGGATTTAAAAATTCATGAAACGAAAGATTTTGATTATTACACAGTTTTCTCTCTTTGGGATACCTATCGAGCAACGCATCCACTATATACAATTATTGAGCAAGATAGAACGAATGATTTCATTAATACATTTTTAGCAAAATATGACGAAGGAGGTATTATGCCAATTTGGGATTTATCTGCTAATTATACAGGTTGTATGATTGGTTATCATGCCGTTCCAGTAATTGCAGATGCATATTTAAAAGGAATTAAAGATTACGACGCAGAAAAAGCTTTGCTAGCAATGAAACATTCTGCGACAAGAGATAAGTTAGGATTAAAGTCTTATAAATCTTTAGGATATATTCCTGTGGAAGAAGAAAGTGAATCGGTTTCTAAAACATTAGAATATGCTTACGACGATTGGACAATCGCTCAGATGGCTAAACAAATGGGAAAAGAAGAAGATTATAAAGAATATATTCAACGCGCACAGTATTACAAGAATATTTTCGATCCGAAAACACAATTTATGAGAGGTCGATTCAGAAATACTTGGTTTGCACCTTTCGATCCGTATGAAGTAAACTTTAATTATACAGAAGCGAATGCTTGGCAATACAGTAATTATGTTCCTCAAGATGTTTCAGGATATATAAAATTATTAGGTGGAGTTTCTGTTTTAGAAAAGAATTTAGATACACTTTTTGCTGCTGAATCAAATACTTCAGGGCGTCATCAAAAAGATATTACCGGATTAATTGGTCAGTATGCACATGGAAATGAGCCAAGTCATCATATGGCATATTTGTATAATTATGTAGGGAAACCAAGTAAAACGCAAGAGAAGATATATCAAATTTTAACAGAGCAATACACAAATGCTCCAGATGGTATTTCTGGAAATGAAGATTGCGGACAAATGAGCGCTTGGTATATTTTTAGTTCGTTAGGATTTTATCCTGTTACGCCAGGTTCTAACGAATATATTATTGGTACACCATTACTTAAAAAAGCTACAATCCATTTAGAAAACGGTAAAACATTTACAGTAGTTGCTGAAGGAATTAATGCAGAAAATAAATACATTAAAAACGCGAGATTAAATGGTAAAACTTTAGATCGAACTTTTATATCACATGAGGAAATTGTAAACGGAGGTTCTTTAGAATTTGAAATGACAAATTCACCAAGTAATTGGGGAACACAAGAAAATACTTTACCAAAGAGTAGTATAGAAGATCATTTAATTGTTCCTGCTCCATTCATAGAGAAAGGAGAAGTAGCTTTTAAAGGAAATACCCAAGTTGTATTAGCGAATGCTGACACAAATGCTGAAGTATATTTCAAATTAAATGATGGAGAATTTAAAAAATACGAGCAACCGATTCAACTTTCAGAAAAGACAAAGTTATCAGCTTATTCAAAAATAGGAGAGACTAAAAGTGCAGTTATTAAAACAAACTTTGTGAAAATTGATCCGAATATTAAAATTTCTTTAGAAACAGCATATGCAAATCAATATAATGCTGGAGGTGATCATGCACTAATCGATGGAATAAAAGGAGCCAGAGATTTTAGAACTGGAACTTGGCAAGGATATTCTAATGTAGATGTAGTTGCAACTGTCGATTTAGGAAAAGAAAAGTGGGTTGAAAGTATCAGTACAAATTATTTAGAAGATCAACGTAGTTGGATATTCTTACCAACATCAGTTTCATATTATACTTCTGTAGATGGAAAAACGTACAAGCAAGTAGCTGATTTAAAAATTGATTCAGCTAAACCTAAAGAAAATACTAATATAAAAGAAGTAACAATGCATTTGAAAGGAAGTAATGTGAGGTATGTAAAAGTTGTTGCTAAAAAACTGGGTGATTTACCAGAATGGCATTTAGGATACAAGCATAATGGTAAGTCTTGGATATTTATTGACGAAATAATGATAAAATAA